The following coding sequences lie in one Equus asinus isolate D_3611 breed Donkey chromosome 1, EquAss-T2T_v2, whole genome shotgun sequence genomic window:
- the CAV2 gene encoding caveolin-2 produces MRVLIPVAGLARLSRAGMCLIGTIPCAPDRGSDEDQPGKGGGARGWNHLAGCVRPLSAPPPRPDWAAGRSSGRCREQEPAAGSGLRPGRTGRGEARRGGAARDGKGRPREAGPAPRQPGCSRRAPSAAMGLETEKADVQLFLDDESYSRHSGVDYADPEKFADAGLDRDPHRLNSHLKVGFEDVIAEPVSTHSFDKVWICSHALFEISKYVIYKFLTVFLAIPLAFVAGILFATLSCLHIWIIMPFVKTCLMLLPSVQTIWKSVTDVVIAPLCTSAGRSFSSVSLQLSHD; encoded by the exons ATGCGGGTGCTCATCCCCGTAGCAGGTCTCGCGCGCCTGAGCAGAGCCGGCATGTGCCTGATTGGGACGATTCCCTGCGCTCCCGACCGGGGGTCGGACGAGGACCAACCAGGGaagggcggcggggcgcggggctggAACCACCTCGCCGGCTGCGTCCGGCCCCTGtccgccccccctccccgccccgacTGGGCCGCGGGGCGGAGCTCGGGTCGGTGCCGGGAGCAGGAGCCGGCAGCGGGAAGCGGCCTCCGCCCGGGCCGCACGGGGCGAGGCGAGGCaaggcggggcggggccgcgcgcGACGGGAAGGGGAGGCCGCGCGAAGCCGGACCCGCGCCGCGCCAGCCCGGCTGCAGCCGCCGCGCACCGAGCGCCGCGATGGGGCTGGAGACCGAGAAGGCGGACGTGCAGCTCTTCCTGGACGACGAATCCTACAGCCGCCATAGCGGCGTCGACTACGCCGACCCCGAGAAGTTTGCGGACGCGGGCCTCGACCGGGATCCCCATCGGCTCAACTCGCATCTCAAG GTGGGCTTCGAGGATGTGATCGCAGAGCCGGTGTCTACGCACTCCTTTGACAAAGTGTGGATCTGCAGCCATGCGCTCTTTGAAATCAGCAAATACGTGATTTACAAGTTCCTGACGGTGTTCCTTGCTATCCCCCTGGCCTTCGTTGCGGGAATTCTCTTTGCCACCCTCAGCTGTCTGCATATCTG GATTATAATGCCTTTTGTAAAGACCTGCCTAATGCTCCTGCCTTCAGTGCAGACAATCTGGAAGAGTGTGACCGATGTCGTCATTGCCCCATTGTGTACAAGCGCGGGACGCAGCTTCTCTTCTGTCAGCTTACAACTGAGCCACGACTGA